The following coding sequences lie in one Apium graveolens cultivar Ventura chromosome 1, ASM990537v1, whole genome shotgun sequence genomic window:
- the LOC141677087 gene encoding putative GPI-anchored protein At5g19250 has product MACFQRYFYLSFILFSLVCVHHTVNCDDNDEEDKLLQGINSYRTSLNLPTLTNNDKAECLAEEVAEQFKNQPCTNTTGSNTVPGTEPNFSDFPNLLNKCKLNVTTTRDGVILPACVPNLAQDIVLSNYTRSQYSNSLNDTKYTGIGIGADDNWIVVILTTDTPTGNFATGSSVPVSNFVTKMSPFQPLLSVVLGIFFLIGVY; this is encoded by the exons ATGGCGTGCTTTCAAAGATACTTTTATCTCTCTTTCATTCTTTTCTCGCTTGTGTGTGTTCATCACACTGTTAATTGTGATGATAATG ATGAGGAAGACAAGCTTCTTCAAGGCATCAACAGCTATAGGACCAGTTTAAATTTGCCAACTCTGACAAACAATGACAAGGCCGAGTGCCTCGCGGAGGAAGTTGCAGAGCAGTTTAAGAATCAGCCTTGTACGAACACCACTGGCTCCAACACTGTACCTGGAACCGAGCCTAATTTTTCGGACTTTCCAAACCTTCTAAACAAATGCAAATTGAATGTCACCACTACAAGGGATGGTGTCATACTGCCTGCTTGTGTTCCTAACCTAGCTCAGGATATTGTCCTCTCCAACTACACACGTTCTCAGTATTCAAACTCTCTCAATGATACAAAATACACTGGAATCGGGATTGGCGCTGATGACAACTGGATTGTTGTTATATTGACCACAGATACTCCAACCGGGAATTTTGCCACTGGTTCCTCTGTTCCAGTCTCCAACTTCGTAACAAAAATGAGTCCATTTCAACCTTTGCTATCTGTAGTATTGGGAATTTTCTTCCTAATTGGAGTGTATTAA
- the LOC141677102 gene encoding glucose-1-phosphate adenylyltransferase large subunit 3, chloroplastic/amyloplastic-like isoform X1, translating into MAFTANGRMALPAAGHSAGTLPVKNQGLVKFCNGELMGKKLYYSKFQRRISIDNVRRSHTCMAVATTIAGEAKLRDLEMEKRDPKTVVAIILGGGAGTRLFPLTKRRAKPAVPIGGAYRLIDVPMSNCINSGINKVYILTQYNSASLNRHLTRAYNFGSGTTFGDGFVEALAATQTPGEAGKMWFQGTADAVRQFHWLFEDARSKDIEDVLILSGDHLYRMDYMNFVQNHRESGADITISCLPMDDRRASDFGLMNIDSKGRVLSFSEKPRGAELKAMAVDTTILGLPREEAEKKPYIASMGVYVFKKDILLNLLRWRFPTSNDFGSEIIPASVKEFYIKAYLFNDYWEDIGTIRSFFEANLALTDHPSKFSFYEAGKPMFTSRRNLPPSKIDNSKIVDSIVSHGSFLTDCFIEHSVVGIRSRINSNVHLKDTVVLGADYYETESEVASLLAEGRVPIGIGENTKIRECIIDKNAKIGKNVVIANSEGIQEADRASEGFYIRSGITVVLKNSTIADGLVI; encoded by the exons ATGGCATTTACGGCTAATGGCCGTATGGCTCTCCCTGCTGCAGGCCACTCTGCAGGGACACTACCTGTGAAGAATCAGGGGCTTGTTAAGTTCTGTAATGGGGAGTTGATGGGGAAGAAGTTGTACTATTCCAAATTTCAACGACGAATTAGTATCGATAATGTTAGGAGGTCTCATACATGCATGGCAGTTGCTACTACTATTGCAGGTGAGGCTAAG TTGAGGGATCTAGAAATGGAGAAAAGAGATCCAAAGACAGTTGTAGCAATAATACTAGGTGGTGGAGCTGGAACTCGTCTTTTCCCCCTCACCAAGCGCCGTGCTAAGCCTGCT GTACCTATTGGAGGAGCATATCGGTTAATTGATGTACCCATGAGCAACTGTATCAACAGTGGGATCAATAAGGTTTACATTCTTACTCAGTACAACTCAGCATCACTCAATAGGCATCTCACTCGTGCTTACAACTTTGGCAGTGGGACAACTTTTGGTGATGGCTTTGTTGAG GCTCTTGCAGCAACTCAAACCCCGGGTGAGGCGGGTAAGATGTGGTTCCAGGGTACTGCAGATGCAGTTCGTCAGTTTCATTGGCTTTTTGAG GATGCAAGAAGTAAGGATATTGAGGATGTACTAATTCTATCCGGAGACCACTTATACCGGATGGACTACATGAACTTTGTTCAG AATCATCGAGAAAGTGGTGCAGACATTACTATCTCTTGCCTACCGATGGATGACAG GCGTGCTTCAGACTTTGGATTAATGAATATCGACAGCAAAGGAAGGGTCCTTTCTTTCAGTGAAAAGCCTAGAGGAGCTGAATTGAAGGCTATG GCAGTTGACACAACAATACTGGGGCTTCCGCGTGAAGAGGCTGAAAAGAAGCCTTATATTGCTTCCATGGGAGTATATGTCTTCAAGAAGGATATACTTCTAAATCTTTTGAG GTGGCGTTTCCCAACTTCAAATGACTTCGGATCAGAAATAATTCCAGCCTCTGTCAAAGAGTTCTACATTAAG gcttatttatttaatgattattgGGAAGACATTGGTACAATCAGATCCTTCTTTGAAGCAAATCTCGCGTTAACTGATCAT CCATCCAAGTTTAGTTTCTATGAAGCAGGCAAGCCAATGTTTACATCAAGGAGAAACTTACCGCCATCAAAGATCGACAACAGCAAG ATTGTAGATTCAATAGTCTCACACGGTAGTTTTCTAACTGACTGCTTCATTGAGCATAGCGTTGTTGGCATCAGATCCCGGATCAACTCCAATGTCCATTTAAAG GACACAGTGGTGCTTGGTGCTGACTACTACGAAACTGAGTCTGAAGTGGCATCGCTACTGGCAGAGGGAAGAGTCCCTATTGGAATCGGAGAAAATACAAAAATCAG AGAGTGCATTATAGACAAGAATGCCAAAATTGGAAAGAATGTTGTTATTGCGAACTCTGAG GGCATACAAGAGGCGGACAGAGCTTCAGAGGGATTTTACATTCGATCAGGGATTACAGTCGTACTTAAAAACTCAACGATTGCTGATGGATTGGTAATATAA
- the LOC141677102 gene encoding glucose-1-phosphate adenylyltransferase large subunit 1, chloroplastic-like isoform X2 — translation MLGGLIHAWQLLLLLQLRDLEMEKRDPKTVVAIILGGGAGTRLFPLTKRRAKPAVPIGGAYRLIDVPMSNCINSGINKVYILTQYNSASLNRHLTRAYNFGSGTTFGDGFVEALAATQTPGEAGKMWFQGTADAVRQFHWLFEDARSKDIEDVLILSGDHLYRMDYMNFVQNHRESGADITISCLPMDDRRASDFGLMNIDSKGRVLSFSEKPRGAELKAMAVDTTILGLPREEAEKKPYIASMGVYVFKKDILLNLLRWRFPTSNDFGSEIIPASVKEFYIKAYLFNDYWEDIGTIRSFFEANLALTDHPSKFSFYEAGKPMFTSRRNLPPSKIDNSKIVDSIVSHGSFLTDCFIEHSVVGIRSRINSNVHLKDTVVLGADYYETESEVASLLAEGRVPIGIGENTKIRECIIDKNAKIGKNVVIANSEGIQEADRASEGFYIRSGITVVLKNSTIADGLVI, via the exons ATGTTAGGAGGTCTCATACATGCATGGCAGTTGCTACTACTATTGCAG TTGAGGGATCTAGAAATGGAGAAAAGAGATCCAAAGACAGTTGTAGCAATAATACTAGGTGGTGGAGCTGGAACTCGTCTTTTCCCCCTCACCAAGCGCCGTGCTAAGCCTGCT GTACCTATTGGAGGAGCATATCGGTTAATTGATGTACCCATGAGCAACTGTATCAACAGTGGGATCAATAAGGTTTACATTCTTACTCAGTACAACTCAGCATCACTCAATAGGCATCTCACTCGTGCTTACAACTTTGGCAGTGGGACAACTTTTGGTGATGGCTTTGTTGAG GCTCTTGCAGCAACTCAAACCCCGGGTGAGGCGGGTAAGATGTGGTTCCAGGGTACTGCAGATGCAGTTCGTCAGTTTCATTGGCTTTTTGAG GATGCAAGAAGTAAGGATATTGAGGATGTACTAATTCTATCCGGAGACCACTTATACCGGATGGACTACATGAACTTTGTTCAG AATCATCGAGAAAGTGGTGCAGACATTACTATCTCTTGCCTACCGATGGATGACAG GCGTGCTTCAGACTTTGGATTAATGAATATCGACAGCAAAGGAAGGGTCCTTTCTTTCAGTGAAAAGCCTAGAGGAGCTGAATTGAAGGCTATG GCAGTTGACACAACAATACTGGGGCTTCCGCGTGAAGAGGCTGAAAAGAAGCCTTATATTGCTTCCATGGGAGTATATGTCTTCAAGAAGGATATACTTCTAAATCTTTTGAG GTGGCGTTTCCCAACTTCAAATGACTTCGGATCAGAAATAATTCCAGCCTCTGTCAAAGAGTTCTACATTAAG gcttatttatttaatgattattgGGAAGACATTGGTACAATCAGATCCTTCTTTGAAGCAAATCTCGCGTTAACTGATCAT CCATCCAAGTTTAGTTTCTATGAAGCAGGCAAGCCAATGTTTACATCAAGGAGAAACTTACCGCCATCAAAGATCGACAACAGCAAG ATTGTAGATTCAATAGTCTCACACGGTAGTTTTCTAACTGACTGCTTCATTGAGCATAGCGTTGTTGGCATCAGATCCCGGATCAACTCCAATGTCCATTTAAAG GACACAGTGGTGCTTGGTGCTGACTACTACGAAACTGAGTCTGAAGTGGCATCGCTACTGGCAGAGGGAAGAGTCCCTATTGGAATCGGAGAAAATACAAAAATCAG AGAGTGCATTATAGACAAGAATGCCAAAATTGGAAAGAATGTTGTTATTGCGAACTCTGAG GGCATACAAGAGGCGGACAGAGCTTCAGAGGGATTTTACATTCGATCAGGGATTACAGTCGTACTTAAAAACTCAACGATTGCTGATGGATTGGTAATATAA
- the LOC141677200 gene encoding putative receptor-like protein kinase At5g39000, translating to MTEDWRFLFGYTNITVNGVILLMILFNLLVHKLQQLQEAEFVKKNKRFKSLSTRKLCYRFSIQEIQRATSNFDEDLVIGEGGFGKVYKGIFNPGPTVVAIKRLQSMSKQGSVEFRTEIEMLSKFRHSHLVSLIGYCDDGYEMILVYEFMPVGTLADHLHKRVRQGDTSMLPLSWIQRLKICIGAARGLDYLHTGTSTQHRVIHRDVKTTNILLDENLAAKIGDFGLSKITPSNQASIFVSSHVKGTFGYLDPYYFLTHRLTMKSDVYAFGVVLCEVLSGRPAIDLSLDEEQRGLAGWAKRCFRDGLLDLIIDPRIKGLAFHGSLDEFVKIALQCLKNEIFRC from the coding sequence ATGACGGAAGACTGGAGATTTCTATTTGGATATACAAACATTACAGTTAATGGGGTGATTCTCCTCATGATTTTGTTCAATTTGTTGGTACATAAGTTGCAGCAACTTCAAGAGGCGGAATTTGTTAAAAAGAACAAACGGTTCAAGTCACTGTCTACTCGAAAATTGTGTTATCGATTTTCAATTCAAGAGATACAGCGAGCGACGTCTAATTTTGATGAGGATTTGGTGATTGGAGAAGGGGGGTTTGGGAAGGTCTACAAAGGTATTTTTAATCCTGGACCAACTGTGGTTGCTATAAAACGGTTGCAATCTATGTCGAAGCAAGGATCAGTGGAGTTCAGGACAGAGATTGAGATGCTCTCCAAATTTCGACACAGTCATCTAGTGTCTTTGATTGGTTACTGTGATGATGGTTATGAGATGATCCTGGTTTATGAATTCATGCCAGTTGGCACATTAGCTGATCATCTGCATAAAAGGGTGAGACAAGGTGATACTTCTATGCTACCTTTGTCGTGGATTCAACGTCTCAAGATCTGCATCGGAGCAGCACGTGGACTGGATTACCTTCACACTGGTACTAGCACTCAGCACAGAGTGATTCACCGTGATGTGAAGACTACAAACATATTGTTGGATGAAAACTTGGCGGCTAAGATAGGAGACTTCGGATTATCAAAAATAACACCATCTAATCAGGCATCTATATTTGTAAGCAGCCATGTCAAAGGTACATTTGGGTATTTGGATCCATATTATTTCTTGACTCATAGACTCACGATGAAATCTGATGTATATGCATTTGGAGTGGTGCTATGTGAGGTTCTAAGTGGAAGACCAGCAATAGATCTGAGTTTGGACGAGGAGCAACGAGGTTTAGCTGGATGGGCTAAACGCTGTTTCAGAGACGGACTCTTGGACCTCATAATTGATCCAAGAATAAAAGGATTGGCCTTTCATGGTTCCCTAGATGAGTTTGTTAAGATTGCACTTCAGTGtttaaaaaatgaaatatttcGGTGTTAG
- the LOC141677201 gene encoding putative serine/threonine-protein kinase PIX13 — protein MLLGGREYGRVYKGWVQEKTYTPSRHDVGTTIAVKRLGPKRSLEHSKWESEIKLLQEYKHPNLVKILGYCKEDGECFIVYEYMKSGSLDTLLFDGVKPLSWAVRLKISISAARCLAYFHTLEKPVLHGNIQASNILLDGEFNAKVSGCGLAEFCPVNSDISAPFDFRGSYSSGAPECVLLGDMSLKSDVYGFGVLLLELLTGMRAYNEKDEFLIDWAKSFIVDRRKVKRILDPSLKPDFRNMAMLSVVSSLILQCIRNNPKKRPSMVTVLETLEKINIMREYNLYDKSV, from the exons ATGCTGTTGGGTGGGAGAGAGTATGGaagagtttacaaaggatgggTTCAGGAGAAGACGTACACCCCGTCTAGGCACGATGTTGGAACAACCATTGCAGTTAAGAGACTCGGGCCTAAAAGATCTCTGGAACATAGCAAATGGGAG TCAGAGATTAAACTCTTGCAAGAGTATAAGCATCCCAATCTGGTTAAGATCTTGGGATATTGTAAAGAGGATGGGGAATGTTTCATTGTTTACGAGTACATGAAGAGCGGGAGCTTAGATACTCTTCTTTTTG ATGGTGTGAAGCCACTGTCATGGGCTGTTCGGCTTAAAATATCGATAAGTGCAGCTCGATGCCTAGCTTACTTCCACACATTAGAGAAACCAGTCCTTCATGGCAACATTCAGGCCTCCAACATATTGCTAGATGGG GAATTTAATGCAAAAGTTTCCGGTTGTGGGCTGGCAGAATTTTGCCCAGTAAATAGTGACATATCTGCACCATTCGATTTTAGGGGGAGCTATAGTTCCGGTGCTCCTGAGTGTGTGTTGCTTG GTGATATGAGTCTAAAGAGCGATGTTTACGGGTTTGGAGTTCTATTGCTGGAACTACTCACAGGCATGCGGGCCTATAACGAGAAAGATGAGTTTTTGATAGACTGGGCAAAGTCTTTCATAGTTGATAGAAGAAAGGTGAAGAGAATTCTAGATCCCTCACTGAAGCCTGATTTCAGAAACATGGCGATGCTGTCAGTTGTATCTTCGCTTATTCTACAATGCATCAGAAACAACCCAAAGAAGAGGCCATCAATGGTAACAGTTTTAGAGACCTTGGAAAAAATTAATATCATGAGAGAGTATAATTTGTACGATAAAAGTGTGTGA
- the LOC141677148 gene encoding uncharacterized protein LOC141677148 isoform X2, whose amino-acid sequence MTDNLNGVAILITLLNILVYKLQEVQTKLKEAQTQLQQAQTKLQEARKTGLREAEKTERLPLSVRQLCRRFSLKEIQCATNDFQEEFVIGRGGFGLVYKGIIDYNQGDVAIKRLKLLSKQGSKEFQTEIEMLSQFQHSNLVSLIGYCDDCEEMILVYDYMSRGTLADHLHKKVRKGESSLPSLSWEQRLKICIGAAHGLDYLHTGTSTENRVIHRDVKTTNILLDENFAAKISDFGLSKIGPANQTCTYVSTRVKGTPGYIDPYYVSTHRLTRKTDVYAFGVVLFEVLCGRPALDMSRDEDQMNLAGWAQHCFKEGFLDQIIDPRLKVNISSDSLNAYVDISIKCLQYQPKRRPTMAEIVVGLESALAMQVKSRDYSLFEILPTDYPQEEGDCSMLEVKNIDHNQGNEFTGVGTVNDSNGWHSKKQKMTFTERISGLLSVTAQAFSGEKIVNFSNVSQRKKQKITLTKKIGGLLSVTARVFSVKRHAKTSNVQKPWNQDDVLKSSNLKSFACIDLKIATRNFCRDSMIGEGGFGSVFKGWIDENTFAAAKWGTGMAIAVKRLRIEGYQGYEAWLAEISCLGTLCHPNLVKLIGYCLEDELRFLVYEFMPHGSLDNHLFRTKGLAYLHSPEANVIHRDFKTSNILIDSKYEGKLSDFGMAKDGPENERSHVSTRVMGTCGYVAPEYLVTGHITTKSDVYSFGIVLLEILTGRRVNDRNLPGQTQGLVSWAKPHLTSKRKIKNVMDVRIEGQYTVRTALQASSLVLKCLSIDPKIRPDANQVVKELDKLQNL is encoded by the exons ATGACAGACAACTTGAATGGTGTTGCGATTCTTATCACTCTGTTGAATATCTTGGTTTACAAGCTTCAAGAAGTGCAAACTAAACTTAAAGAAGCTCAAACTCAACTTCAACAAGCTCAAACCAAGCTCCAAGAAGCTCGAAAAACTGGACTCCGAGAAGCAGAGAAAACTGAGCGTTTGCCATTGTCTGTACGACAATTATGTCGTCGATTTTCACTTAAAGAAATCCAATGCGCTACTAATGACTTCCAGGAAGAATTTGTGATTGGGAGAGGTGGTTTTGGATTGGTTTATAAAGGGATTATTGATTATAATCAGGGAGATGTTGCGATAAAGCGGTTGAAATTACTTTCTAAGCAAGGAAGCAAGGAGTTTCAGACAGAAATTGAGATGCTTTCCCAGTTTCAACATAGCAATTTAGTGTCTCTCATTGGTTATTGCGATGACTGTGAGGAGATGATCTTAGTTTATGATTACATGTCTCGCGGAACCCTTGCTGATCATCTGCATAAAAAGGTTAGAAAAGGTGAGAGTTCTTTGCCTTCTTTGTCATGGGAGCAGCGTCTCAAGATTTGTATTGGAGCAGCACATGGACTAGATTACCTTCACACTGGTACAAGCACTGAGAACAGAGTTATACACAGAGATGTCAAGACTACAAACATTTTGCTTGATGAGAATTTTGCAGCTAAAATTTCAGACTTTGGATTGTCCAAAATAGGTCCAGCAAATCAGACGTGTACTTATGTAAGCACCCGCGTCAAGGGCACACCTGGTTATATTGATCCATATTATGTGTCAACTCATAGATTAACCAGGAAAACTGATGTTTATGCCTTTGGTGTAGTGTTATTTGAGGTTTTGTGTGGAAGACCAGCATTGGATATGAGTCGGGATGAAGATCAAATGAACTTAGCTGGATGGGCACAGCACTGCTTCAAAGAGGGATTCTTGGACCAGATAATTGATCCTAGGCTTAAAGTGAACATTTCCTCCGATTCTTTAAATGCGTATGTGGACATTTCCATCAAGTGTTTACAATACCAACCAAAGCGCCGCCCTACTATGGCTGAGATTGTTGTTGGCCTTGAGTCTGCATTGGCAATGCAAGTTAAGAGTAGAGATTATTCTTTGTTCGAGATTTTACCTACTGACTATCCCCAGGAAGAAGGAGATTGTTCAATGCTTGAGGTGAAGAATATTGACCACAACCAAGGAAATGAATTTACAGGAGTAGGGACTGTAAATGATTCTAATGGTTGGCATAGCAAAAAGCAGAAAATGACATTTACAGAAAGGATCAGCGGTCTTCTTTCAGTTACAGCTCAGGCTTTCTCAG GAGAAAAGATTGTAAATTTTTCTAATGTTTCACAACGGAAAAAGCAGAAGATAACATTGACAAAAAAAATCGGTGGTCTTCTTTCAGTTACAGCTCGGGTGTTTTCAG TCAAAAGACATGCAAAGACATCGAATGTACAAAAACCTTGGAATCAGGATGATGTTTTGAAGTCATCAAATCTCAAGAGTTTCGCGTGCATTGATCTTAAGATTGCTACCAGGAATTTCTGTCGTGACAGTATGATAGGTGAAGGAGGTTTTGGTAGTGTTTTTAAGGGTTGGATTGACGAGAACACATTTGCTGCCGCAAAATGGGGTACTGGCATGGCTATTGCAgtgaagagattaagaatagaagGATATCAAGGATACGAAGCGTGGCTG GCAGAAATCAGTTGCCTGGGCACTCTTTGTCATCCTAATCTTGTGAAATTGATCGGTTACTGCTTAGAAGATGAGCTACGGTTTCTAGTATATGAGTTCATGCCTCATGGCAGCTTGGACAATCATCTATTCAGAA CAAAGGGGCTTGCGTATCTTCACAGTCCTGAAGCAAATGTGATTCATCGTGATTTCAAAACATCCAATATTTTGATTGATTCT AAATATGAAGGAAAGCTCTCTGATTTCGGGATGGCAAAAGACGGGCCAGAAAATGAAAGAAGCCATGTTTCTACAAGAGTTATGGGAACCTGTGGTTATGTAGCTCCTGAATATTTGGTTACAG GTCACATAACAACGAAGAGCGACGTCTACAGCTTTGGAATTGTTCTCCTAGAAATTTTGACTGGACGAAGGGTAAATGACAGGAACCTTCCAGGACAGACACAGGGCCTTGTTTCTTGGGCAAAGCCTCACCTTACCAGCAAGCGTAAGATTAAAAATGTAATGGACGTGCGCATTGAAGGCCAGTATACCGTCAGAACAGCATTACAAGCTTCTTCCCTCGTCCTTAAATGCCTCTCGATTGATCCCAAAATAAGACCTGATGCAAACCAGGTGGTCAAAGAATTAGATAAGCTTCAGAATTTGTAG
- the LOC141677148 gene encoding uncharacterized protein LOC141677148 isoform X1 yields MTDNLNGVAILITLLNILVYKLQEVQTKLKEAQTQLQQAQTKLQEARKTGLREAEKTERLPLSVRQLCRRFSLKEIQCATNDFQEEFVIGRGGFGLVYKGIIDYNQGDVAIKRLKLLSKQGSKEFQTEIEMLSQFQHSNLVSLIGYCDDCEEMILVYDYMSRGTLADHLHKKVRKGESSLPSLSWEQRLKICIGAAHGLDYLHTGTSTENRVIHRDVKTTNILLDENFAAKISDFGLSKIGPANQTCTYVSTRVKGTPGYIDPYYVSTHRLTRKTDVYAFGVVLFEVLCGRPALDMSRDEDQMNLAGWAQHCFKEGFLDQIIDPRLKVNISSDSLNAYVDISIKCLQYQPKRRPTMAEIVVGLESALAMQVKSRDYSLFEILPTDYPQEEGDCSMLEVKNIDHNQGNEFTGVGTVNDSNGWHSKKQKMTFTERISGLLSVTAQAFSGEKIVNFSNVSQRKKQKITLTKKIGGLLSVTARVFSVKRHAKTSNVQKPWNQDDVLKSSNLKSFACIDLKIATRNFCRDSMIGEGGFGSVFKGWIDENTFAAAKWGTGMAIAVKRLRIEGYQGYEAWLAEISCLGTLCHPNLVKLIGYCLEDELRFLVYEFMPHGSLDNHLFRRGPDQLLTWNLRISIALGAAKGLAYLHSPEANVIHRDFKTSNILIDSKYEGKLSDFGMAKDGPENERSHVSTRVMGTCGYVAPEYLVTGHITTKSDVYSFGIVLLEILTGRRVNDRNLPGQTQGLVSWAKPHLTSKRKIKNVMDVRIEGQYTVRTALQASSLVLKCLSIDPKIRPDANQVVKELDKLQNL; encoded by the exons ATGACAGACAACTTGAATGGTGTTGCGATTCTTATCACTCTGTTGAATATCTTGGTTTACAAGCTTCAAGAAGTGCAAACTAAACTTAAAGAAGCTCAAACTCAACTTCAACAAGCTCAAACCAAGCTCCAAGAAGCTCGAAAAACTGGACTCCGAGAAGCAGAGAAAACTGAGCGTTTGCCATTGTCTGTACGACAATTATGTCGTCGATTTTCACTTAAAGAAATCCAATGCGCTACTAATGACTTCCAGGAAGAATTTGTGATTGGGAGAGGTGGTTTTGGATTGGTTTATAAAGGGATTATTGATTATAATCAGGGAGATGTTGCGATAAAGCGGTTGAAATTACTTTCTAAGCAAGGAAGCAAGGAGTTTCAGACAGAAATTGAGATGCTTTCCCAGTTTCAACATAGCAATTTAGTGTCTCTCATTGGTTATTGCGATGACTGTGAGGAGATGATCTTAGTTTATGATTACATGTCTCGCGGAACCCTTGCTGATCATCTGCATAAAAAGGTTAGAAAAGGTGAGAGTTCTTTGCCTTCTTTGTCATGGGAGCAGCGTCTCAAGATTTGTATTGGAGCAGCACATGGACTAGATTACCTTCACACTGGTACAAGCACTGAGAACAGAGTTATACACAGAGATGTCAAGACTACAAACATTTTGCTTGATGAGAATTTTGCAGCTAAAATTTCAGACTTTGGATTGTCCAAAATAGGTCCAGCAAATCAGACGTGTACTTATGTAAGCACCCGCGTCAAGGGCACACCTGGTTATATTGATCCATATTATGTGTCAACTCATAGATTAACCAGGAAAACTGATGTTTATGCCTTTGGTGTAGTGTTATTTGAGGTTTTGTGTGGAAGACCAGCATTGGATATGAGTCGGGATGAAGATCAAATGAACTTAGCTGGATGGGCACAGCACTGCTTCAAAGAGGGATTCTTGGACCAGATAATTGATCCTAGGCTTAAAGTGAACATTTCCTCCGATTCTTTAAATGCGTATGTGGACATTTCCATCAAGTGTTTACAATACCAACCAAAGCGCCGCCCTACTATGGCTGAGATTGTTGTTGGCCTTGAGTCTGCATTGGCAATGCAAGTTAAGAGTAGAGATTATTCTTTGTTCGAGATTTTACCTACTGACTATCCCCAGGAAGAAGGAGATTGTTCAATGCTTGAGGTGAAGAATATTGACCACAACCAAGGAAATGAATTTACAGGAGTAGGGACTGTAAATGATTCTAATGGTTGGCATAGCAAAAAGCAGAAAATGACATTTACAGAAAGGATCAGCGGTCTTCTTTCAGTTACAGCTCAGGCTTTCTCAG GAGAAAAGATTGTAAATTTTTCTAATGTTTCACAACGGAAAAAGCAGAAGATAACATTGACAAAAAAAATCGGTGGTCTTCTTTCAGTTACAGCTCGGGTGTTTTCAG TCAAAAGACATGCAAAGACATCGAATGTACAAAAACCTTGGAATCAGGATGATGTTTTGAAGTCATCAAATCTCAAGAGTTTCGCGTGCATTGATCTTAAGATTGCTACCAGGAATTTCTGTCGTGACAGTATGATAGGTGAAGGAGGTTTTGGTAGTGTTTTTAAGGGTTGGATTGACGAGAACACATTTGCTGCCGCAAAATGGGGTACTGGCATGGCTATTGCAgtgaagagattaagaatagaagGATATCAAGGATACGAAGCGTGGCTG GCAGAAATCAGTTGCCTGGGCACTCTTTGTCATCCTAATCTTGTGAAATTGATCGGTTACTGCTTAGAAGATGAGCTACGGTTTCTAGTATATGAGTTCATGCCTCATGGCAGCTTGGACAATCATCTATTCAGAA GGGGTCCTGATCAACTGCTTACTTGGAATCTTCGCATAAGTATTGCTCTTGGTGCAGCAAAGGGGCTTGCGTATCTTCACAGTCCTGAAGCAAATGTGATTCATCGTGATTTCAAAACATCCAATATTTTGATTGATTCT AAATATGAAGGAAAGCTCTCTGATTTCGGGATGGCAAAAGACGGGCCAGAAAATGAAAGAAGCCATGTTTCTACAAGAGTTATGGGAACCTGTGGTTATGTAGCTCCTGAATATTTGGTTACAG GTCACATAACAACGAAGAGCGACGTCTACAGCTTTGGAATTGTTCTCCTAGAAATTTTGACTGGACGAAGGGTAAATGACAGGAACCTTCCAGGACAGACACAGGGCCTTGTTTCTTGGGCAAAGCCTCACCTTACCAGCAAGCGTAAGATTAAAAATGTAATGGACGTGCGCATTGAAGGCCAGTATACCGTCAGAACAGCATTACAAGCTTCTTCCCTCGTCCTTAAATGCCTCTCGATTGATCCCAAAATAAGACCTGATGCAAACCAGGTGGTCAAAGAATTAGATAAGCTTCAGAATTTGTAG